Proteins encoded together in one Verrucomicrobiota bacterium window:
- a CDS encoding DUF485 domain-containing protein has protein sequence MQPPSSDKPDIHSEEFLHRLMRRQLRLSIASAAAFLAALLGLPLANYFFPDLMATRVFGFTLTWLILGVLFFPLVWGISWLFIRRSIALEQAEIHEISAGNLGERAKGGEGEREKRSL, from the coding sequence ATGCAACCGCCGTCCTCCGACAAGCCGGACATTCACAGCGAGGAGTTTCTCCACCGTCTCATGCGGCGCCAGCTCAGGCTGTCGATCGCGTCTGCGGCGGCATTTCTCGCGGCGCTGCTCGGCCTGCCGCTGGCCAACTATTTTTTTCCCGATCTGATGGCCACGCGGGTCTTCGGTTTCACGCTGACCTGGCTGATTCTCGGCGTGCTTTTCTTCCCGTTGGTGTGGGGGATTTCCTGGCTCTTCATCCGTCGGTCGATTGCCCTTGAGCAGGCCGAGATTCATGAGATATCAGCAGGTAACTTGGGGGAAAGGGCGAAAGGGGGAGAAGGAGAAAGGGAGAAAAGGAGTCTATGA
- the miaB gene encoding tRNA (N6-isopentenyl adenosine(37)-C2)-methylthiotransferase MiaB, with product MPSVFIKTYGCQMNERDSEAVAAQLVAKGYTLAASEAVADVVLLNTCSVRDGAEQKALAKMQNLAAEVRRNRPNVVLGFMGCMAQSRGQELIDKLPDVDLVIGTQKFHRTADYLDEILAGRRDKVCDVEAESGSEAAIKEHLLYGNPPANDAPRQVTAFVSIMQGCNQYCTFCIVPYTRGPERSRAIPDIVAECQELVARGVKEITLLGQIVTSYGRREIGAKDGESAFVQLIEAVHAIGGLERIRFTSPHPKGYGDDLVEAYGRLPKLCESAHLPVQSGSDRVLKLMHRGYTRPRYLSIIEKLRRVQPDIGIGTDIIVGFPGETEEDFEQTLSLVREAQFDQAFVFKYSQRRDTPAASMPDQIPQSLIEERHAELLKTVNEIVARKLQRFVGQTVQILVEGPSRKNPARLEGRTRCNRIVVFEGSERHRGELMDLRICRASAHTLYGDPAIVGLEAEDRE from the coding sequence ATGCCGAGCGTTTTTATCAAAACTTACGGGTGCCAGATGAACGAGCGCGACTCGGAAGCAGTCGCGGCTCAACTCGTCGCCAAGGGCTACACCCTCGCGGCGTCGGAAGCCGTGGCTGACGTAGTCCTTCTGAATACTTGCAGCGTGCGCGATGGCGCCGAGCAAAAAGCCCTCGCCAAAATGCAGAATCTGGCGGCAGAGGTTCGGCGTAACCGTCCCAATGTGGTGCTCGGCTTTATGGGTTGCATGGCGCAAAGCCGCGGCCAGGAACTGATCGACAAACTGCCGGACGTCGATCTCGTAATCGGAACGCAGAAATTCCATCGGACCGCGGATTACCTGGACGAGATTCTCGCGGGCCGGCGGGACAAGGTCTGCGACGTGGAGGCAGAATCCGGCAGCGAAGCCGCGATCAAGGAACATTTGCTCTACGGAAATCCGCCGGCCAACGACGCCCCTCGGCAGGTGACCGCTTTTGTCAGCATCATGCAAGGGTGCAATCAATACTGCACCTTCTGCATCGTTCCTTACACGCGTGGCCCGGAGCGGAGCCGCGCCATTCCCGACATCGTCGCTGAATGCCAGGAGTTGGTCGCGCGGGGCGTGAAAGAGATCACGTTGCTGGGCCAGATTGTGACCAGTTACGGCCGCCGCGAGATTGGCGCGAAGGATGGCGAGTCCGCGTTCGTGCAACTGATCGAGGCCGTGCACGCGATTGGCGGACTGGAACGTATTCGATTTACCTCGCCGCATCCGAAAGGTTACGGCGACGATCTGGTCGAGGCGTATGGCCGCTTGCCCAAGCTTTGCGAAAGCGCGCACCTGCCGGTCCAGAGCGGGAGCGATCGCGTCTTGAAACTGATGCACCGCGGCTATACGCGCCCGCGGTATCTGAGCATTATCGAGAAACTGCGACGCGTGCAGCCTGACATTGGAATCGGCACGGACATTATCGTGGGTTTTCCGGGCGAGACGGAGGAGGATTTCGAGCAAACGCTTTCGTTGGTGCGCGAGGCGCAGTTCGACCAGGCGTTTGTTTTCAAGTATTCCCAGCGCCGAGACACGCCTGCGGCTTCGATGCCGGATCAAATTCCGCAATCGTTAATCGAGGAGCGCCACGCCGAATTGCTGAAGACGGTCAATGAAATTGTGGCGAGAAAGCTCCAGCGCTTCGTCGGCCAAACGGTGCAAATCCTGGTCGAGGGGCCGAGCCGGAAGAACCCGGCGCGCCTGGAGGGACGGACGCGCTGCAATCGGATCGTGGTGTTCGAGGGATCGGAACGGCATCGCGGCGAGTTGATGGACCTGAGAATTTGCCGCGCCAGCGCGCACACGCTGTATGGAGACCCGGCCATCGTTGGACTGGAAGCGGAGGACCGTGAATAG